One window of Bacillus sp. FJAT-45350 genomic DNA carries:
- a CDS encoding NAD(P)/FAD-dependent oxidoreductase, with the protein MYDVIVIGGGPSGLMASIAAAEQKAKVLLVDKGDKLGRKLAISGGGRCNVTNRMPVDDLIKHIPGNGRFMHSPFSVFSNEDIIKFFEGLGIQLKEEDRGRMFPVSDKATTVVATLLNKIKQLGIEIRTHSSVKEVLFNEEKVIGLKLHNGEKIMAHAVVIATGGKSVPHTGSTGDAYPWAEKAGHTITELYPTEVPITSNEKFIKQKKLQGLSLRSIELSVINPKGKVIKTHEGDMIFTHFGISGPAALRCSQYVVKGLKKFKTDSLRMAIDLFPNTSPEDVFQEIRGMMKEEPKKAVKNVMKGYVQERMLTYLLEKLEIEPTLVAAQVSNECIREFAQHCKQFSFSVNGTLSLDQAFVTGGGVSVKEIEPKTMHSKKKQGLFFCGEVLDIHGYTGGYNITVAFSTGYTAGLSAATLFK; encoded by the coding sequence ATGTATGATGTAATAGTTATCGGTGGTGGACCATCTGGATTGATGGCATCCATTGCAGCAGCAGAACAAAAAGCAAAAGTTCTCCTTGTGGATAAAGGAGACAAGCTTGGCCGAAAGCTAGCAATCTCAGGTGGAGGACGTTGCAATGTAACGAATCGAATGCCTGTTGACGATTTAATTAAACACATCCCAGGAAACGGACGATTTATGCACAGTCCCTTTTCTGTTTTTAGTAATGAAGATATTATTAAATTCTTCGAAGGATTAGGAATTCAATTAAAAGAAGAAGACCGAGGTAGAATGTTCCCTGTTAGTGATAAAGCTACTACTGTAGTTGCAACTTTATTAAATAAAATAAAACAGCTCGGAATCGAAATTCGTACCCATTCATCAGTAAAAGAAGTGCTATTTAATGAAGAGAAAGTTATTGGTCTCAAACTACATAATGGTGAAAAGATAATGGCACATGCAGTAGTTATTGCTACAGGTGGAAAATCTGTTCCTCATACCGGTTCAACTGGTGATGCATATCCTTGGGCGGAAAAGGCTGGACATACAATCACTGAGCTCTACCCAACAGAGGTACCAATTACTTCAAATGAGAAATTCATAAAACAAAAGAAGCTTCAAGGCTTATCTCTTCGCAGCATCGAATTATCAGTCATTAACCCTAAAGGAAAAGTGATTAAAACACACGAAGGAGATATGATATTTACCCATTTTGGCATTTCTGGTCCTGCTGCTCTGAGATGTAGCCAATACGTTGTGAAGGGATTAAAAAAGTTTAAAACCGATTCACTAAGAATGGCTATCGATCTCTTTCCAAATACATCACCTGAGGATGTCTTTCAAGAAATTCGAGGGATGATGAAGGAAGAGCCGAAGAAGGCAGTAAAAAATGTAATGAAGGGATATGTTCAAGAACGGATGCTTACCTACTTACTTGAAAAGCTAGAAATTGAACCAACACTTGTTGCTGCTCAAGTATCAAATGAATGTATCCGTGAATTCGCACAACACTGTAAACAATTTTCTTTTTCTGTAAACGGTACCCTTTCACTCGATCAAGCATTCGTCACAGGGGGAGGAGTTTCAGTTAAAGAAATTGAACCGAAAACGATGCATTCAAAAAAGAAACAAGGACTCTTCTTCTGTGGAGAAGTATTAGATATCCACGGCTATACTGGAGGATATAATATTACAGTAGCATTTTCAACAGGCTATACCGCTGGATTATCCGCTGCTACCTTATTTAAATAA
- a CDS encoding spore coat protein, giving the protein MMTEKDMMNDYLSMINGSLSTYASVIAQTENAQLRQTFQQLRNQDEARQYKIYQAAAQKGYYKPAAQAPQTEIQQVRSELSGQ; this is encoded by the coding sequence ATGATGACGGAAAAAGATATGATGAATGACTATTTAAGTATGATTAACGGGAGCTTGAGTACTTATGCTTCTGTAATTGCTCAAACAGAGAATGCTCAATTACGTCAAACGTTTCAGCAGCTACGTAATCAAGATGAGGCGCGTCAATATAAGATTTATCAGGCTGCTGCACAAAAGGGTTATTATAAACCTGCTGCTCAAGCTCCTCAAACTGAGATTCAACAAGTTCGTTCTGAGTTAAGTGGACAATAA
- a CDS encoding secondary thiamine-phosphate synthase enzyme YjbQ, producing MVIKKSLRTNKRDEMIDITNEVSKAVNETTTKEGLVIIYCPHTTAGITINENADPDVKHDMLMRLDEVYPWEHPKYRHLEGNSASHLKASTVGTSQTIIIHQGELILGTWQGIYFCEFDGPRTRNYFIKVIEG from the coding sequence ATGGTTATAAAAAAATCACTACGAACAAATAAACGAGATGAAATGATTGATATTACAAATGAAGTAAGTAAAGCGGTTAATGAAACAACGACCAAAGAGGGACTTGTGATTATATATTGTCCTCATACAACAGCTGGTATAACGATTAATGAAAACGCAGATCCAGACGTGAAGCATGACATGTTAATGAGACTTGATGAAGTATATCCGTGGGAACATCCAAAGTATCGACACCTAGAAGGGAACTCAGCATCTCATTTGAAGGCAAGCACTGTAGGGACTTCCCAAACAATCATTATTCATCAAGGTGAATTAATCCTTGGAACGTGGCAAGGTATTTATTTTTGTGAATTTGACGGGCCAAGAACTAGAAATTATTTTATTAAGGTGATAGAAGGATAG
- a CDS encoding putative polysaccharide biosynthesis protein, with protein MSDSKLLRGTMILTGATFISKILGLIYIFPFVALVGQQGVALYAYGYLPYTVLLSIATLGVPLAVSKFVSKYNALGDYHTGRRLFKSGMLVMSVTGFIAFLILFLLAPTISTWIIRNPSELNGNSMEDIVFTIRMVSTALIIVPLMSIIRGYFQGFQSMGPTAVSQVVEQLVRIIFILSITFLIVGVYQGETGMAVGFATFGAFVGALGGLGVLLIYWFKRKEYLNRQLEESTVNHQISLPNMYRELIAYALPLSFVGLAIPLFQLIDLFTFVNGLTASGLSQSEAEAAFGVFSQSAHKLILIPVALATAFSITLVPTITKSFTDNNHDLMQKQITQTYQIILFLTLPAAVGLSLLSYPSFGTLYGFEEVVMGGHILRYYAPIAIFLALFSVTAAILQGMNQQRFAVGGLLIGLVVKLSLNYLLVVNLGVEGGIFATYLGYTIAIVINVWAIGKYANYNYQFIGKRALLITLFVTVMAVIVWITQLLVTSLLPLTSWLNHSLALVIGVVVGGATYFFLSVRSHLAGQILGHRFRFLKRASKVKSE; from the coding sequence ATGTCTGATTCAAAACTATTACGTGGAACAATGATATTAACCGGTGCAACGTTTATCTCAAAAATACTTGGATTAATCTACATATTTCCTTTTGTTGCCCTAGTTGGACAGCAAGGTGTTGCTTTGTATGCGTATGGTTATCTTCCATACACGGTATTATTAAGTATAGCTACATTAGGCGTCCCATTAGCTGTCTCTAAATTTGTTTCCAAATATAATGCGTTGGGTGACTACCATACTGGTAGAAGACTTTTTAAGTCTGGAATGCTTGTTATGTCAGTTACAGGTTTTATAGCATTTCTCATACTTTTTCTTTTGGCACCGACTATTTCTACGTGGATTATTCGAAACCCTAGTGAATTAAATGGAAACTCGATGGAGGACATCGTATTTACAATTCGAATGGTAAGTACAGCATTGATTATTGTCCCACTTATGTCTATTATTCGTGGATATTTTCAAGGTTTCCAATCGATGGGGCCAACAGCAGTCTCGCAAGTGGTTGAACAGCTTGTAAGGATTATTTTTATCTTAAGCATTACGTTTCTCATTGTTGGTGTATATCAAGGGGAAACAGGCATGGCTGTTGGGTTTGCTACGTTTGGGGCATTCGTTGGTGCACTTGGAGGATTAGGAGTCCTACTAATTTATTGGTTTAAAAGAAAAGAATACTTAAATCGTCAATTAGAAGAGAGTACTGTGAACCACCAAATATCTCTTCCAAATATGTATCGAGAGTTAATTGCCTATGCGTTACCTCTTTCTTTTGTAGGGTTGGCTATTCCATTATTTCAGTTGATAGATTTATTTACATTTGTTAATGGGTTAACTGCATCGGGACTTTCACAAAGTGAGGCTGAAGCTGCATTTGGCGTGTTTTCTCAATCGGCACATAAATTAATCTTAATTCCTGTTGCGTTAGCAACTGCCTTTTCGATTACACTTGTACCTACGATAACAAAATCGTTTACAGATAATAACCATGATTTGATGCAAAAACAAATTACTCAAACCTATCAAATTATTTTGTTTCTCACACTACCAGCAGCAGTAGGATTGTCGTTATTATCCTATCCTTCCTTTGGGACACTATACGGTTTTGAAGAAGTGGTGATGGGGGGGCATATTCTTCGTTACTATGCTCCGATTGCTATTTTCTTAGCACTATTTTCTGTAACAGCAGCAATCTTACAGGGGATGAATCAACAACGGTTTGCTGTAGGTGGATTACTGATAGGTTTAGTTGTTAAGTTAAGTCTAAACTATTTATTAGTTGTAAATTTAGGTGTTGAGGGTGGAATTTTTGCTACGTATCTTGGCTATACAATTGCAATTGTGATTAATGTTTGGGCAATTGGAAAATATGCAAATTACAATTATCAATTTATAGGGAAAAGGGCGTTACTCATTACACTATTTGTGACGGTAATGGCGGTGATTGTTTGGATTACTCAATTACTAGTTACGTCTCTACTTCCACTTACTTCGTGGTTGAATCATTCGCTTGCGTTAGTGATTGGTGTAGTTGTTGGAGGAGCAACATATTTCTTTCTTAGCGTTCGTTCACACTTAGCAGGACAAATACTAGGACATCGTTTTAGATTTTTAAAAAGAGCTTCAAAAGTTAAAAGTGAATAG
- the ftsW gene encoding putative lipid II flippase FtsW encodes MKYSFKKDNDWVLIITMLLLSLFGLIMVFSSSYVWAFDHFSNSYFFIQRQVVWFFIAIVLFLFIMHVPYRYYQKLSPFIILGSGIMLVVVLFAGTEINGAQRWLRFGPLTLQPSEFVKLGMIIYLAQVYSQKQAYIDQFVKGVMPPLIVVGAILAMILAQPDLGTATSILIVTGLIVFFSGAKMRHLLMLLGVGVFLFIFAVMNASYRLERITGYRDPFNDAFGSGYQLIQSYIAMAHGGLSGVGLGQSVQKLLYLPEPHTDFILAIISEELGVIGVAFVMICHGIILFKGVTIGTRCKSSFGSLLAFGIVFQIAIQVIFNVGAVTGLLPITGIPLPFISNGGSSLLVTMASIGILANISRNQRQQQRLEEEKELISTKPTGFGVSQ; translated from the coding sequence ATGAAATATTCTTTTAAGAAGGACAATGATTGGGTTTTAATCATTACAATGTTATTACTAAGTCTCTTTGGCCTTATCATGGTATTTAGTTCGAGCTATGTATGGGCATTTGACCACTTTAGTAATTCTTATTTTTTTATACAAAGACAAGTAGTCTGGTTTTTCATCGCAATTGTATTATTTCTATTTATAATGCATGTTCCGTATAGATATTATCAAAAGCTTTCACCGTTTATCATACTAGGGTCAGGTATTATGTTAGTAGTGGTTCTTTTTGCAGGAACAGAGATTAATGGAGCTCAAAGATGGCTACGATTTGGTCCTCTGACATTACAGCCATCCGAGTTTGTAAAGCTTGGAATGATTATCTATCTAGCACAAGTTTATTCACAGAAGCAAGCTTATATTGACCAATTCGTAAAAGGGGTCATGCCTCCTCTTATTGTTGTTGGTGCTATACTGGCCATGATTTTAGCTCAGCCTGATTTAGGGACTGCTACTTCGATTTTAATCGTAACAGGATTAATTGTTTTCTTTTCAGGAGCAAAGATGAGGCATTTATTAATGCTACTTGGTGTTGGTGTGTTTTTATTCATTTTTGCTGTTATGAATGCATCTTATCGTTTAGAAAGGATTACGGGGTATAGAGATCCTTTTAATGATGCATTTGGGTCAGGGTATCAATTAATTCAGTCTTATATTGCGATGGCTCATGGTGGTCTTTCTGGTGTTGGTCTTGGACAAAGTGTTCAAAAGCTCCTATATTTACCTGAGCCACACACAGATTTTATTTTAGCTATTATTTCAGAAGAATTAGGAGTAATTGGTGTTGCATTTGTTATGATTTGTCATGGTATCATCCTTTTTAAAGGAGTTACGATAGGTACACGTTGTAAGAGTTCCTTTGGAAGCTTGCTTGCTTTCGGTATTGTGTTTCAAATAGCGATACAAGTTATCTTTAATGTAGGAGCAGTTACAGGGCTATTACCGATCACGGGGATTCCATTACCTTTTATTAGTAACGGAGGCTCATCTCTTCTTGTTACAATGGCATCAATTGGAATTCTAGCTAATATATCGCGTAATCAAAGGCAACAACAAAGATTGGAAGAAGAAAAGGAACTCATTTCTACAAAGCCAACTGGATTTGGAGTTAGTCAGTAG
- the rodA gene encoding rod shape-determining protein RodA gives MEERKSSLQQIDYTLLFLLFLLMCISLLAIYSGSGQYFSSDPTYFVKRQVIWFVVGIFLMIAAMTVDYDLFKNFSIPLYVLGIILLILVKMFGVIQNGSQRWIGFGGILFQPSEFVKIFLVIALAHLLYRITTERREKSFKSDCIIVGKVLAVGLPPFILILDQPDLGTALVVGSIMATMIVMSGVSIKMLSLLGSLVVLGITVLVWLHNNYFEIFNKIIRDHQMERIYGWLNPYENAGSYGYQLVEALKGIGAGQLYGSGFLQGAQSQSERVPEIHTDFIFTVIGEEFGFLGSTILIVVYFLLFYRMIIIAFNCNSVFGTYLVSGVVGLLVFQIFQNIAMTIGLMPITGLALPFISYGGSALMTNMIAIGIVLNVNMRTRHYMFQTDED, from the coding sequence ATGGAAGAAAGAAAATCAAGTTTACAGCAAATAGATTACACATTGTTGTTTTTACTTTTTTTATTAATGTGTATAAGTTTACTCGCAATTTATAGTGGTTCGGGTCAATATTTTTCGAGTGATCCGACTTATTTTGTTAAAAGACAGGTTATTTGGTTTGTTGTAGGGATTTTCCTTATGATTGCAGCTATGACGGTTGATTATGACCTGTTTAAAAATTTCTCTATACCATTGTATGTTCTCGGAATCATTTTACTAATATTAGTAAAGATGTTTGGTGTCATACAAAATGGATCGCAGAGATGGATTGGGTTTGGTGGTATCCTATTTCAGCCGTCCGAGTTTGTTAAAATATTTCTAGTTATCGCTCTCGCGCATCTCTTATACCGGATTACAACGGAAAGAAGAGAGAAGAGCTTTAAGTCAGATTGTATTATTGTAGGTAAGGTATTAGCAGTCGGGTTGCCACCTTTTATTCTAATATTAGACCAACCTGATTTAGGGACAGCACTCGTAGTCGGAAGTATTATGGCTACAATGATTGTCATGTCAGGTGTCTCAATAAAAATGCTCTCGTTATTGGGAAGCTTGGTTGTTCTGGGTATTACAGTTCTCGTTTGGCTTCATAATAATTATTTTGAGATCTTTAACAAAATCATTCGTGATCACCAGATGGAACGAATATATGGCTGGTTAAATCCTTATGAAAACGCAGGAAGTTATGGCTATCAGCTGGTTGAGGCCTTGAAGGGAATTGGTGCTGGTCAACTATACGGTAGTGGTTTTCTGCAAGGGGCACAGTCACAAAGTGAACGAGTTCCTGAAATTCATACAGATTTCATTTTCACTGTCATTGGTGAAGAGTTTGGATTTTTAGGCTCAACGATTCTAATTGTGGTTTATTTCTTATTATTCTACCGAATGATTATCATTGCCTTTAATTGTAATAGTGTTTTTGGTACGTATCTTGTCTCTGGTGTTGTTGGTCTATTAGTGTTTCAGATTTTCCAAAACATCGCGATGACGATTGGTTTAATGCCTATTACAGGTTTAGCTCTTCCTTTCATTAGTTATGGAGGTAGTGCTTTGATGACCAATATGATAGCAATAGGGATTGTACTCAATGTCAATATGAGAACGAGACATTATATGTTCCAGACAGATGAAGATTAA
- a CDS encoding NAD(P)-binding domain-containing protein has translation MILFIGFGELAKSLITLVENEDLLYVLNRNPEKVRHYQLKEQRVRVAMKEDIPKATRVFILLPSNEYEPFFKEFGSLFNKKVVFYHFATAKKIEEVEEFITGKVIPCKCVGQANQMMKDNQGLFLVPEKYEKERKWLTNWFGSNVKVEVGSEEDAILANTLATETAIKMAVLLKKELEKEGLSTSVVNQSIEITTRGVIQSYMNNTLGGFGQKVLKEVERD, from the coding sequence ATGATCCTCTTTATTGGATTTGGTGAATTGGCAAAAAGCTTAATTACACTAGTAGAGAATGAAGATCTGCTGTATGTGTTAAATCGAAACCCAGAAAAAGTCAGGCACTATCAATTAAAAGAACAGCGTGTGCGTGTTGCTATGAAAGAGGATATCCCAAAAGCTACACGAGTTTTTATCCTACTCCCTAGTAATGAATATGAGCCATTCTTCAAAGAATTTGGGAGTTTATTTAATAAGAAGGTGGTATTTTATCACTTTGCTACGGCAAAAAAGATAGAAGAGGTGGAAGAGTTTATTACAGGAAAAGTAATCCCTTGTAAATGTGTGGGCCAAGCGAATCAAATGATGAAAGATAATCAAGGATTGTTCCTAGTTCCTGAAAAATATGAAAAAGAGCGAAAGTGGTTAACTAACTGGTTTGGATCGAACGTTAAGGTGGAGGTCGGTAGTGAAGAAGACGCTATACTAGCAAATACACTAGCAACGGAAACTGCAATCAAGATGGCGGTATTATTAAAAAAAGAATTAGAAAAAGAAGGGCTTTCCACAAGTGTAGTTAACCAATCGATTGAAATTACGACAAGAGGTGTGATTCAATCGTATATGAATAATACATTAGGTGGATTTGGTCAAAAAGTACTCAAAGAAGTAGAAAGAGATTGA
- a CDS encoding pseudouridine synthase produces MRIDKLLANMGYGTRKDVKKLLKGGTVHVNGEVVKDGKVHVEPTKEEITVHGEIVEYKPFIYLMMNKPKGVISATEDIEHETVVDLLAYEHAIYEPFPVGRLDKDTVGFVLLTNDGKLNHELMSPKKHVPKTYEAAILGKVTEEDVIAFQKGVELDDGYVTKPGELEILLSDNHSEIRLTITEGKFHQVKRMFQAVGKKVMELKRVRIGPLPLDEGLKLGEYRELTEEEVESLRNRE; encoded by the coding sequence ATGAGAATTGATAAATTACTAGCAAATATGGGCTACGGCACACGTAAGGACGTGAAAAAATTACTTAAGGGTGGGACTGTTCATGTAAACGGTGAAGTTGTGAAGGATGGAAAAGTGCATGTAGAGCCTACGAAAGAAGAGATTACCGTTCATGGTGAGATCGTAGAGTATAAACCTTTCATTTACTTAATGATGAATAAACCAAAGGGAGTAATTTCAGCAACGGAAGACATAGAGCATGAGACTGTCGTTGATTTATTAGCTTATGAGCATGCAATTTATGAACCATTTCCAGTGGGACGTTTAGACAAGGATACAGTAGGTTTTGTACTTCTAACTAACGATGGAAAACTAAATCATGAGTTGATGTCGCCAAAAAAGCATGTACCGAAAACATATGAGGCTGCTATTTTAGGAAAAGTAACGGAAGAGGATGTAATTGCATTTCAAAAGGGAGTCGAGCTTGATGATGGATATGTGACAAAACCAGGAGAACTAGAAATATTATTATCGGATAATCATTCTGAAATAAGATTAACGATTACTGAGGGGAAGTTCCATCAAGTAAAGAGAATGTTTCAAGCAGTAGGAAAAAAAGTAATGGAGCTTAAGCGTGTGCGGATCGGTCCCCTTCCTTTAGATGAAGGATTAAAATTAGGAGAATATCGTGAATTGACAGAGGAAGAAGTAGAAAGTCTAAGGAATCGAGAATAG
- a CDS encoding DeoR family transcriptional regulator: MKTSTDRMLTRIKSIYLYIKQRGTVTTNELVEEFGITQRTIQRDLNVLEYNKLVRSPSRGKWTVTKRKTKAS, translated from the coding sequence TTGAAAACTTCAACTGATCGTATGCTGACTCGTATTAAGTCCATCTACCTCTATATTAAACAAAGGGGGACCGTCACAACGAATGAATTAGTTGAAGAGTTTGGGATTACTCAAAGAACAATCCAACGTGACCTCAATGTACTTGAGTACAACAAACTAGTCCGCAGTCCTAGTCGCGGAAAATGGACAGTTACAAAAAGAAAAACAAAGGCTTCATAA
- the pepV gene encoding dipeptidase PepV, with the protein MNNRNWQKEIDERKNEIISDTQVFLRINSVLDEESVARNAPFGKGIMESLNYLLTKGEADGFKVKNLDGYAGYIEFGEGEESVGILCHVDVVPEGDGWTSPPFSAEIREGRIYARGAIDDKGPTMAAYHAMKLVKDLGLSLNRRVRMIIGTDEESTWQCVDHYFKHEEMPTVGFAPDADFPIIYAEKGICDFQLIHKGSEEEGDCTLVSFTSGRRFNMVPDKAEAVVQFASKDNIAEEFEQFIANNQLKGACRKESDGYRFTLEGMSAHGMEPKKGKNAGLFLAKFLSGYSIGNGKDFLSFISEYFVNDSRGKGLGIAYTDEITGDLTINIGTIQYAENVGKIGVNMRYPVTTEYEAVIKTIKEKASEKEFECNLLDNSKPHHVDKNHPLIKTLQKVYQNQTGEEATLLSIGGGTYARSLESGVAFGPLFPGREEVAHQKDEYIEIEDLLKATSIYAEAIYELSK; encoded by the coding sequence ATGAATAATAGAAACTGGCAAAAAGAAATTGATGAACGAAAAAATGAAATTATTAGTGACACACAGGTATTCCTTAGAATTAATAGTGTGTTAGATGAAGAGTCAGTAGCACGAAATGCCCCCTTTGGTAAAGGAATTATGGAGTCTTTAAATTATTTGTTAACAAAGGGTGAAGCTGACGGTTTTAAAGTGAAAAACCTTGATGGCTATGCTGGGTATATAGAGTTTGGTGAAGGAGAAGAATCCGTTGGTATACTCTGTCATGTCGACGTCGTACCTGAGGGAGATGGATGGACAAGCCCTCCATTTTCGGCTGAAATTCGTGAAGGAAGAATTTATGCAAGGGGAGCAATTGACGATAAAGGTCCAACAATGGCTGCGTATCATGCAATGAAGCTCGTTAAAGATTTAGGCCTATCATTAAATAGACGAGTTCGCATGATTATTGGTACAGATGAAGAAAGTACATGGCAATGTGTTGACCATTATTTTAAGCATGAGGAAATGCCAACAGTGGGATTTGCTCCAGATGCTGATTTTCCTATTATCTATGCTGAGAAAGGGATTTGTGATTTTCAGCTTATACATAAGGGAAGTGAAGAAGAGGGAGATTGTACTCTAGTGTCCTTTACTTCTGGACGCCGTTTTAATATGGTTCCAGACAAAGCTGAGGCAGTAGTACAATTCGCTTCTAAGGATAATATTGCGGAAGAATTTGAGCAGTTTATAGCTAACAATCAGCTTAAGGGTGCTTGTCGTAAAGAGAGTGATGGCTACCGTTTTACATTAGAAGGAATGTCTGCACATGGAATGGAACCGAAGAAAGGCAAGAATGCGGGACTTTTTCTAGCAAAGTTTTTAAGTGGCTACTCTATTGGAAACGGGAAAGATTTTCTCTCCTTCATTAGTGAGTATTTTGTAAATGATTCTCGTGGAAAAGGGTTAGGTATTGCTTATACTGATGAGATCACGGGGGATCTAACAATTAATATTGGGACAATCCAATATGCTGAGAACGTTGGAAAAATTGGCGTTAATATGCGCTATCCAGTAACAACTGAATATGAAGCGGTAATAAAAACTATTAAAGAGAAGGCGTCCGAAAAAGAATTTGAATGTAATTTGCTAGATAATTCTAAACCACACCATGTCGACAAAAATCACCCGTTAATTAAGACATTACAAAAGGTTTATCAAAACCAAACTGGTGAAGAGGCAACATTACTTTCTATCGGTGGGGGAACATATGCAAGGTCATTAGAATCTGGTGTCGCATTTGGTCCTCTATTTCCAGGAAGAGAGGAAGTAGCCCACCAAAAAGATGAGTATATTGAGATAGAGGATTTATTAAAGGCAACTTCTATCTATGCAGAAGCGATTTATGAATTGAGTAAATAA
- a CDS encoding YwaF family protein, whose protein sequence is MAEFITREAFIDEHLFFSKVHISTVLIFLLSVWAFYLWRNTKSIKIYGRIVILLLLIVSEISIHLWSYYVGVWNLAYHLPLQLCTISLYLCIGMLLTRIKIIFEFVYFFGLAGAFLAILTPELFYTFPHFRFFHFFIAHFAIIYAVLYMVWVEKMRITFYSLIKSFLFLNGVALTAYIANQITGANYMYLAQKPTSPTVLDYLGPYPWYILSLQIVAFTLFLLLYIPFKVRNKRVAK, encoded by the coding sequence ATGGCAGAGTTTATTACGAGGGAAGCTTTCATCGATGAGCATTTGTTTTTTTCAAAGGTACATATCTCAACCGTATTAATTTTTCTTTTATCTGTATGGGCATTTTATCTTTGGCGTAATACAAAATCGATTAAAATATATGGACGTATCGTTATACTACTATTACTTATTGTGTCAGAAATTAGCATACATCTTTGGAGTTACTATGTAGGTGTATGGAATTTGGCGTACCATTTACCTTTGCAATTATGCACTATTAGCCTGTACCTCTGCATAGGGATGCTACTTACTAGAATTAAAATCATTTTTGAATTCGTTTATTTTTTTGGATTAGCCGGGGCATTTTTAGCCATTTTAACTCCTGAGCTATTTTACACATTTCCTCACTTTCGCTTCTTTCATTTTTTCATAGCTCATTTTGCTATTATTTATGCTGTGTTATATATGGTTTGGGTTGAAAAGATGAGGATAACGTTTTATTCCCTTATTAAATCATTTCTTTTTCTAAACGGAGTGGCTCTTACTGCATATATAGCCAACCAAATTACTGGAGCAAATTATATGTACCTTGCGCAGAAACCAACTTCTCCTACTGTACTCGACTATTTAGGTCCATATCCATGGTATATTCTCTCTCTACAAATAGTAGCTTTTACACTGTTCCTTCTTCTTTACATCCCCTTTAAGGTAAGAAACAAAAGAGTTGCAAAATAA
- the cysK gene encoding cysteine synthase A produces MRVVNNISELIGNTPLVKLNRIADTKGAQVYLKLEFFNPSGSVKDRAAYNMIVQAEKEGLINANSTIIEPTSGNTGIGLAMTAAARGYRSILVMPDTMSQERINLLKAYGAEVVLTDGDKKMPGAIDKAHELVKEIPGGFMPMQFENSSNPDAHRHTTAVEIKESLDSIGKKLSAFVAASGTGGTITGTGESLREFYPDATVHVVEPAGSPVLSGGKPGPHKLVGTSPGFIPPILNEKVYDEILRIEDEDAYRVTIDLAQKEGILVGPSSGAACFAALEVAKKLTPDDVVVAIACDTGERYLSTDLFDFE; encoded by the coding sequence ATGCGCGTAGTTAATAATATATCGGAGTTAATCGGGAATACCCCCCTTGTAAAGTTAAATCGTATTGCTGATACAAAAGGGGCACAAGTATATTTAAAACTAGAATTTTTTAATCCAAGTGGCAGTGTAAAAGACCGTGCTGCTTATAACATGATTGTTCAAGCTGAAAAAGAGGGCTTAATAAATGCAAATTCCACTATTATTGAACCGACTAGCGGAAACACAGGAATTGGCCTTGCTATGACTGCAGCTGCTCGTGGCTATCGTTCCATTCTTGTTATGCCTGATACAATGTCTCAGGAAAGAATTAACCTTCTTAAAGCATATGGAGCAGAGGTAGTTTTAACTGATGGAGATAAGAAAATGCCTGGGGCAATCGATAAAGCTCACGAACTTGTAAAGGAAATCCCTGGAGGCTTCATGCCAATGCAATTTGAGAACAGTTCAAACCCTGATGCTCACCGGCATACAACAGCAGTAGAGATTAAAGAGAGTCTTGATAGTATCGGTAAGAAGTTATCTGCATTCGTCGCAGCTTCAGGTACTGGTGGAACAATTACAGGTACAGGAGAGTCATTACGTGAGTTCTATCCTGACGCAACTGTTCACGTTGTTGAACCAGCTGGCTCTCCTGTTCTCTCAGGTGGCAAACCAGGACCACATAAATTAGTAGGAACTAGTCCTGGCTTTATTCCGCCAATCTTAAACGAAAAAGTGTACGATGAAATCTTAAGAATTGAAGATGAAGATGCGTACCGTGTTACAATTGATTTAGCTCAAAAAGAAGGAATCCTCGTTGGACCATCCTCAGGAGCTGCTTGTTTCGCTGCATTAGAAGTAGCAAAGAAACTAACACCAGACGATGTAGTAGTGGCTATCGCTTGTGATACAGGTGAACGTTACCTATCCACAGATTTGTTTGATTTTGAATGA